The Impatiens glandulifera chromosome 8, dImpGla2.1, whole genome shotgun sequence genome includes a window with the following:
- the LOC124913291 gene encoding disease resistance protein At4g27190-like: MAAEVGLSVLGKIGELLIKPIQRELGYLFCFNNNFQELQTQLDKLKAMKNDVQAREDAEMRKQNTLGEIFKLWIVNADGIVVEAESLINDKAELRKGCFSIKWCPNISLRFSLGRKGKKLSLVIIQLLQSGGELPHTGHALPMSPINMRYYNGDACVFDSRSQIMEDVIEKLRDEKTMLIGICGMGGIGKTTLAKQALQKVQDFHKPLFTIQVITTVSSSPNF, translated from the coding sequence ATGGCAGCAGAGGTTGGTTTGAGTGTACTAGGAAAGATCGGGGAGTTGCTGATTAAGCCAATTCAACGAGAACTTGGCTATCTCTTCTGCTTCAACAATAACTTTCAAGAACTCCAAACTCAACTAGATAAACTAAAAGCAATGAAAAACGATGTACAAGCAAGGGAAGATGCAGAAATGAGGAAGCAGAACACCCTGGGTGAAATTTTCAAGTTGTGGATTGTGAATGCAGACGGAATAGTTGTAGAAGCAGAAAGTCTTATCAATGATAAGGCAGAGCTTCGAAAAGGGTGTTTCTCCATCAAATGGTGTCCTAATATAAGCCTACGATTTTCTTTGGGCAGGAAAGGGAAGAAGTTATCTCTCGTTATTATTCAGCTTCTTCAATCTGGTGGTGAGTTGCCACACACGGGTCACGCCTTACCCATGTCACCCATAAATATGCGCTATTACAATGGAGATGCTTGTGTTTTCGACAGCCGAAGTCAGATAATGGAAGACGTCATTGAGAAGTTACGGGACGAAAAGACAATGTTAATAGGGATATGTGGAATGGGAGGGATTGGAAAGACCACTCTCGCTAAACAAGCTCTCCAAAAGGTACAAGACTTCCATAAGCCTTTATTTACTATTCAAGTTATTACTACTGTCTCTAGTAGTCCCAATTTCTAA